The Glycine soja cultivar W05 chromosome 15, ASM419377v2, whole genome shotgun sequence region TACACACAGGTCATGGTTATTGTGACCATTAAATAGTTGATGGGCTTAGCACAATGTAATGTATGTAATGTAATTTGGTGATATTTAAGTATCTACCTagattttctcctttgtaacaGATCACAATCTAACAGCACTCTTATTTCCCTTTCTTCTTACTCCTCTTTTAACTTATGCAGGAGCGAATTTGATCATGGCTAATGGACAGGTAACTAACTATAACCAATTTTCTCAAATGCCTTTGAAAGAGACTATTATGTAATCTTGTTACTGAAATTAATTAGGGTGTTATGGAATCACAGAAAACTTGGTGTGTGGCAAAGCCTTCATCAGATCAAGCAACCCTTTTGGCCAACCTCAATTATGCCTGCTCTCAAGTTGATTGCAGGATTCTGCAGAAAGGATGCCCCTGCTCTTACCCTGACAATCTCATGAACCATGCTTCCATAGCCATGAATCTCTATTACCAATCTAGGGGGAAAAACCACTGGAATTGTGATTTCAGGGCCTCTG contains the following coding sequences:
- the LOC114387077 gene encoding glucan endo-1,3-beta-glucosidase-like isoform X2, whose protein sequence is MSNVSLLLFLVFLSLSSGANLIMANGQKTWCVAKPSSDQATLLANLNYACSQVDCRILQKGCPCSYPDNLMNHASIAMNLYYQSRGKNHWNCDFRASGLVVVTDPSYGNCIYA
- the LOC114387077 gene encoding glucan endo-1,3-beta-glucosidase-like isoform X1; protein product: MSNVSLLLFLVFLSLSSGANLIMANGQGVMESQKTWCVAKPSSDQATLLANLNYACSQVDCRILQKGCPCSYPDNLMNHASIAMNLYYQSRGKNHWNCDFRASGLVVVTDPSYGNCIYA